A genomic region of Papaver somniferum cultivar HN1 chromosome 7, ASM357369v1, whole genome shotgun sequence contains the following coding sequences:
- the LOC113295380 gene encoding uncharacterized protein LOC113295380 → MWFIWKERRDRVFEGKSKSVGSLVAEIQRHLDFWAIRKHKSVKNKGLLKNKKRNTWTSPKMNTLKINVDATWVSKDLPSGYAIILRNDADDIQGGREGQSSSTDQQEAEAVGVLQATIWAKYKGINNFSIEGDRESIFNYLQGHSQNISWCAKAYLDEANRIAKLCPNFLGFNYVPRLSNQVADVLSKYVRSLNSEVEWDNSPPVCILNQLSVDKFNVKRSQTSTLDGSTSSVLLAPRES, encoded by the coding sequence atgtggtttatttggaaagaaagaCGTGATAGAGTTTTTGAAGGCAAATCTAAATCAGTTGGTAGTCTTGTAGCAGAAATTCAAAGACATTTAGATTTTTGGGCTATAAGAAAACACAAAAGTGTGAAAAACAAAGGTTTgcttaaaaataagaaaaggaaCACATGGACATCACCTAAAATGAATACACTAAAGATAAATGTGGATGCAACATGGGTCTCTAAAGATTTACCTTCCGGTTATGCAATAATTTTAAGGAATGATGCAGATGATATCCAAGGAGGAAGAGAAGGGCAATCCTCAAGTACAGATCAACAAGAAGCAGAAGCAGTAGGAGTTCTTCAGGCTACAATTTGGGCTAAGTATAAAGGGATAAACAACTTCAGCATAGAAGGGGACCGTGAAAGCATCTTCAATTATTTACAGGGTCATTCTCAAAACATTTCATGGTGTGCTAAAGCCTATCTTGATGAGGCTAATAGAATAGCTAAACTTTGTCCAAACTTTTTGGGATTTAATTATGTTCCTAGATTAAGTAATCAAGTAGCAGATGTTCTTTCTAAATATGTAAGGTCTTTAAATTCAGAGGTTGAATGGGATAACTCACCTCCAGTATGTATATTAAATCAACTTTCAGTAGATAAATTTAATGTGAAGAGGTCTCAAACTTCcacattagatggctctacttcaTCTGTACTCTTGGCTCCCAGGGAGTCTTAG
- the LOC113295381 gene encoding uncharacterized protein LOC113295381, with the protein MSLVKWKNYDMVMCKFFPASLEGEAKNWFYTLPDESIGNYGALVETFLEIYMDNSIAWSRINKLFALARRFRDPLRSLTDRWRKLCTDIGKVPVDQQIFGFENSLGKSDHIWIAMYTEKPQTLKEMRKMQEHYIALEEIQEGAQDRGVQETSTAAGVTPQGDSKRSEKRPMIPQQSSGKKEWVEKGKRPRHEPRTYTPLNAPLEEIFKEVENRNDIRYPKIRGIQFDETRNHPEFFHYHQYRGHSTNNCREVKDIVQHLIRDGYLRHFVKQTAPEPTIPDAHIHQVRIDRGTQFTCNTISHSDSQRFDLGTDITSRIHKNDRAGKEVFSVSKTLPMEAWMMQPITFSVKYVPMNGQARGDPLVITLLIEEWGVKRILMDIGSLVEVLLYDTFKRMELPDDILIPSSYRIYGFDGKVIVPKWEVTLRVSNGKGYLDTLTTF; encoded by the coding sequence ATGTCGTTGGTAAAATGGAAAAACTATGATATGGTCATGTGTAAGTTTTTTCCTGCAAGCCTAGAAGGCGAAGCAAAGAACTGGTTTTATACCTTACCCGACGAGTCCATAGGAAATTATGGAGCCTTAGTGGAAACTTTTCttgaaatctatatggacaacaGTATCGCCTGGTCGAGGATAAATAAGCTATTCGCCTTGGCACGAAGGTTCAGGGATCCCTTAAGATCTTTGACGGACAGATGGAGAAAACTGTGCACCGATATCGGGAAGGTGCCCGTCGACCAACAGATCTTCGGGTTCGAAAACTCTCTAGGGAAATCTGACCACATCTGGATAGCCATGTACACTGAGAAGCCGCAGACATTGAAGGAAATGAGAAAGATGCAAGAACATTATATTGCGTTGGAGGAAATACAAGAAGGAGCACAAGATAGAGGAGTCCAAGAAACCAGTACAGCAGCCGGGGTGACTCCTCAAGGGGACTCAAAGCGATCAGAAAAAAGGCCGATGATACCACAGCAAAGCTCGGGCAAGAAGGAATGGGTCGAGAAAGGAAAAAGGCCTCGTCATGAGCCGAGAACTTACACACCCCTAAACGCGCCGCTAGAAGAAATCTTTAAGGAAGTAGAAAATAGAAATGATATTAGGTATCCGAAGATTAGAGGAATCCAGTTTGACGAGACAAGGAATCACCCTGAGTTTTTCCATTACCATCAGTACCGAGGCCACTCGACCAACAATTGTCGGGAGGTGAAAGATATCGTTCAACACCTAATTAGGGATGGCTACTTGCGACACTTTGTTAAGCAAACAGCACCGGAACCCACCATACCAGACGCTCATATACACCAAGTAAGGATCGATCGTGGAACTCAGTTCACCTGCAATACCATCTCACACTCGGATTCACAAAGGTTCGATTTAGGAACCGATATTACATCAAGAATCCACAAGAATGATCGGGCTGGGAAGGAGGTATTTAGCGTATCAAAAACTTTACCTATGGAGGCATGGATGATGCAGCCGATCACCTTCTCCGTTAAATACGTCCCGATGAATGGACAAGCACGTGGAGATCCACTAGTGATCACCTTACTCATAGAAGAGTGGGGAGTCAAAAGGATACTGATGGACATCGGGAGTTTAGTCGAGGTCCTCCTCTACGACACGTTCAAAAGAATGGAGCTACCCGATGACATTTTAATTCCCTCATCTTATCGGATCTATGGCTTTGATGGGAAAGTGATCGTGCCAAAGTGGGAAGTCACTCTCAGAGTCTCCAATGGGAAGGGATACTTGGACACGCTCACCACCTTCTAA
- the LOC113298769 gene encoding DDT domain-containing protein PTM-like: MESEEIKSENNRSRKRRKRDNPVEKIQNSVSKKAKVIVEKKPRKSLRTYVGRYVRKEFEGYGDFLGKVVSYTEGLYRVDYEDGDSEDLESDEITDILVPEGGLDLKLNTRKNKLDRLIATRYAKNNRLPSNKSETVETSKASSDDEIDVEPEVVEELVSDDEDTDSSSDSSEFVKTRQFENDVPLAPPPLLPPSSGSINVPEECVSQLFSVYNFFRSFSIQLYLYPFQLDDFVGSLNYAGPNTLLDAVHFSIMRALRHHLETLSTNGSELASKCLRRLDWSLLDTLTWPVYVVEYLLVMGYAKGSEWKWFYDDVLDREYYSLSVSRKLTILQILCDDVTESPELRAEIDMRENLEAVTDCDLVAVPSENGPKRVHPRYTKTSACKDAVAMDIITNLQEPKARQQSSSLASDVTELKPTALENDEDKNSDECRLCGMDGTLLCCDGCPSAYHSRCIGVSKMLLPQGSWFCPECTANKKEPTLRVGAKLKGAEIFGADPYEQVFIGTCNHLLVLKSSMDSEPFSRYYKQTGIPKVLYALCSSPQHKTLYFEILKGILDYWGLPEDKYLSLPEEDEATTKQGEAEEGALVSVSTFSCRETDNEKDNCSSNLEEINNEKEALSCLDNDEKLCLNDSTLDTVNLADRPGLNRDDVIMSEQVHQQVDFTCHEQLGRESAASTETISIPDAGPSNSTHQSLGEKIDVMPVTCASALGNGSVAVRNNTGDPVSSTKNGSVIRSYEIIEGRQNVACKTVRGDSDADFLYMGALFKPQSYINQYSLGDIAASSAASLAGLSTEESRVSVSQSSSNPRRIVTENITMQVKAFSLAATRFVWPNPEKKLTDVVPRERCGWCYSCKTATTCKKGCLLNFAASSAIKGSIKILGAIRPIKNGEGNLPGIASYILFMEESLSNLVVGPFLSPKYREQWRKRVERASKFNALKPLLLELEENIRLVAFSKGWVKLVDDWLVESSVTQSATGSVGSTPRRGGRRNKKQSAISETATEPGDDNPEEFTWWRGGKLLKLVFQKGILPCPVVQKAARRGGSRKIPGVHYAEGSEIPKRSRRFSWRTAVEMSKNVSQLALQVRYLDLHILWSDLIRPEHNTQDSKGADTVISTFRNAHICDKKVQESKISYGLEFGNQTHLPSRVMKSVLEVEQNPDGKDKYWLSETQTPLYLIKEFEDNLEKAPLSPPKKDSYGLSELQKKQLKASRKDIFLYLVHKREKRENCSCASCQTDVLLGDAVKCNSCEGFCHKNCTKSSPVAMKNAGEITITCKKCFYAKAYALNESNKKQATSKMNWQGQEYQVAMASREAVQQNTIHQPLASAGTQMVKKLVICGPKLPPNSINESAASVGNVGTQMMKKLPTAGPKSAAKGKKVKATDEHFGIIWKKKQSADTGEEFRQNHILLRGNAHIDQLIAPKCVLCEKPYNPDLMYICCANFCKNWYHADALQLKETQIFDVVGFKCCKCRRTRSPECPYADPDKRKTFVRAPREGSIGTALSSRTILRQPNVLETTPTVINTKMEIIDLDEGLRPSKISVRSSKQGNMGMYPSSEYVIKQPEVVSSTDWKTEGMIAEENVPLLFSLERVEPILEIKSEAEIEQCDAVAQTPSHGPQKLPVRRQVKSEKDGNGSSMRSYNLESPPLVINDFVGSEMPPEAEWDFPIDDSSKDEPFNFEGLNYDSMEFEPQTYFSFTELLASDDDQLIQSDTSMMNDMSDDWRDIHISGAISPLKVEQCDLGSTRDHQHIPVVEQPSATVSCYMCSYSEPAPNLSCEICQIRIHEHCSPWVEVGGHDRWRCGNCRDWQ, encoded by the exons GACTCTTCAAGTGATTCTTCTGAGTTTGTGAAAACTCGCCAGTTTGAGAATGATGTCCCACTTGCTCCGCCACCTTTATTGCCTCCTTCCTCAGGGAGTATAAATGTACCTGAGGAATGTGTTTCACAGCTCTTCTCAGTGTATAATTTTTTCCGGTCGTTTAGCATACAATTGTATCTATATCCTTTCCAACTGGATGATTTTGTGGGGTCACTCAACTATGCTGGCCCTAATACTTTGCTGGATGCAGTTCATTTCTCTATCATGCGCGCATTGAGACATCATCTCGAAACGCTTTCTACCAATGGGTCTGAGCTTGCGTCAAAATGCTTAAG GCGTCTGGATTGGAGTTTACTTGACACATTGACTTGGCCAGTGTATGTTGTCGAATACCTTCTGGTAATGGGTTACGCTAAGGGATCAGAATGGAAATGGTTTTATGACGATGTTCTAGACAGGGAGTATTACAGTTTATCTGTTTCTAGAAAGCTGACAATTCTGCAAATCTTGTGTGATGACGTCACAGAATCTCCAGAACTAAGAGCAGAAATTGACATGAGGGAGAATTTGGAAGCAGTAACAGATTGTGATTTGGTTGCAGTTCCTTCAGAAAATGGGCCAAAGAGAGTTCATCCCAGATACACGAAAACCTCAGCTTGCAAAGATGCTGTAGCAATGGACATAATCACCAATTTGCAGGAACCAAAAGCACGTCAACAATCAAGCTCCTTGGCTTCTGATGTTACTGAACTCAAACCCACAGCTCTTGAAAATGATGAAGATAAAAATAGTGATGAGTGCCGGCTTTGTGGAATGGATGGGACATTGCTTTGCTGCGATGGGTGTCCTTCAGCTTATCATTCTAGATGTATTGGCGTGAGCAAAATGCTTTTACCACAGGGGTCGTGGTTTTGTCCCGAGTGTACTGCTAACAAGAAGGAGCCAACTCTCAGAGTTGGAGCAAAGCTGAAGGGAGCAGAGATCTTTGGCGCTGATCCGTATGAGCAGGTTTTCATTGGCACTTGCAATCACTTACTTGT ACTCAAATCCTCGATGGATTCAGAACCATTTTCCAGATACTACAAACAAACTGGCATTCCCAAGGTTTTATACGCACTGTGTTCATCTCCTCAACACAAAACACTCTACTTTGAGATACTAAAGGGGATTTTAGACTACTGGGGCCTACCAGAAGACAAATACCTGTCCTTGCCTGAAGAAGATGAAGCCACGACAAAGCAGGGAGAGGCAGAGGAAGGTGCTTTGGTTTCAGTTTCCACCTTTTCTTGCAGGGAAACTGATAACGAGAAGGATAACTGTTCCAGCAATTTAGAGGAAATTAACAACGAGAAAGAGGCGCTATCATGCTTGGATAATGATGAAAAATTGTGTTTAAATGACTCGACCCTGGATACAGTTAACCTAGCTGATCGTCCAGGCCTAAACAGAGATGACGTTATCATGTCTGAACAAGTACATCAACAAGTAGATTTTACGTGTCATGAGCAGCTAGGAAGGGAGTCTGCAGCATCTACAGAAACGATCAGCATCCCTGATGCTGGCCCTTCCAACTCAACACACCAAAGCTTGGGTGAAAAAATTGATGTGATGCCTGTTACTTGTGCCTCTGCTTTGGGTAATGGGTCTGTTGCTGTGAGAAACAACACAGGTGATCCAGTTTCATCAACAAAGAATGGCTCTGTAATCAGATCCTACGAAATCATAGAAGGTAGACAGAATGTTGCTTGTAAGACTGTTAGAGGAGATAGCGATGCTGATTTTTTGTATATGGGGGCGCTATTCAAGCCCCAGAGTTACATAAATCAGTATAGTCTTGGTGATATTGCTGCATCTTCAGCTGCTAGTCTTGCTGGTCTTTCGACGGAAGAAAGCCGAGTTTCTGTGTCTCAATCTTCATCCAACCCTAGGAGGATTGTGACTGAGAATATCACAATGCAAGTTAAAGCATTTTCTTTAGCAGCCACTCGATTTGTCTGGCCAAATCCCGAAAAGAAGCTGACAGATGTAGTCCCACGGGAAAGATGTGGCTGGTGTTATTCATGTAAGACCGCTACCACATGCAAGAAAGGATGCTTGTTAAACTTTGCAGCGTCTAGTGCAATTAAAGGATCTATCAAGATCCTTGGAGCTATTCGTCCAATAAAGAATGGAGAGGGAAACCTTCCTGGTATTGCATCATATATTCTTTTCATGGAGGAAAGCTTAAGTAATCTGGTAGTTGGACCGTTCTTGAGCCCAAAGTACCGGGAACAGTGGCGTAAGCGAGTTGAACGAGCCTCAAAGTTCAATGCTCTAAAGCCCTTGTTGCTTGAA CTTGAGGAGAACATTCGCCTAGTGGCTTtctccaaaggatgggtcaagcTGGTGGATGATTGGCTGGTCGAATCCTCTGTTACTCAAAGCGCTACAGGCTCTGTTGGATCGACTCCCAGGCGAGGGGGCCGGCGTAATAAGAAACAATCAGCCATTTCTGAAACTGCAACAGAACCTGGTGATGATAATCCTGAGGAGTTTACTTGGTGGCGTGGAGGGAAACTGTTGAAGCTTGTATTTCAGAAAGGGATTTTACCATGTCCAGTCGTTCAAAAGGCAGCTCGTCGAG GTGGTTCTAGAAAGATTCCTGGTGTTCATTATGCCGAAGGCTCTGAGATTCCAAAGCGAAGTAGAAGGTTTTCTTGGAGAACAGCAGTAGAAATGAGTAAGAACGTGTCACAGCTTGCGCTTCAG GTTCGATATCTTGACCTTCATATATTGTGGAGCGATCTTATTCGCCCGGAGCATAACACTCAGGATAGCAAAGGAGCAGATACCGTAATTTCTACCTTCAGAAATGCTCACATTTGTGATAAGAAGGTTCAAGAAAGTAAGATTAGCTACGGATTAGAATTTGGTAATCAGACACATTTACCTTCCCGTGTCATGAAGAGTGTTCTTGAAGTGGAGCAGAATCCTGATGGGAAGGATAAGTATTGGTTATCTGAAACACAAACTCCTTTGTACTTGATAAAAGAGTTTGAAGACAATTTGGAGAAGGCTCCTTTGTCACCTCCCAAGAAAGACTCATATGGATTGTCGGAACTTCAAAAGAAGCAGCTAAAAGCCTCTCGGAAGGATATATTTTTGTACCTCGTGCACAAAAGGGAGAAACGTGAGAACTGCTCATGTGCCTCTTGTCAAACAGATGTTTTACTTGG GGATGCTGTGAAGTGCAACTCATGTGAAG GTTTCTGCCACAAGAATTGCACCAAATCTTCTCCAGTTGCCATGAAAAACGCGGGGGAAATTACAATCACATGTAAAAAGTGTTTCTATGCCAAAGCTTATGCGCTAAATGAGAGCAATAAGAAACAAGCTACCAGTAAAATGAACTGGCAAGGTCAAGAATATCAGGTGGCAATGGCTTCCCGTGAAGCTGTCCAGCAAAATACTATTCATCAACCATTAGCGTCTGCTGGAACTCAAATGGTTAAGAAACTGGTCATTTGTGGTCCTAAACTGCCACCAAACAGTATTAATGAATCCGCAGCATCTGTTGGAAATGTTGGAACTCAAATGATGAAGAAATTGCCTACGGCTGGTCCGAAATCAGCGGCAAAAGGTAAGAAAGTAAAAGCAACTGATGAGCATTTTGGAATtatatggaagaagaagcaaaGTGCGGATACTGGAGAGGAATTTCGGCAGAACCACATACTTCTAAGAGGCAATGCGCATATAGACCAGTTAATAGCGCCCAAATGTGTCCTTTGTGAAAAGCCGTACAATCCCGATCTCATGTACATTTGCTGTGCAAATTTTTGCAAAA ATTGGTACCACGCTGATGCCTTACAGCTCAAGGAAACTCAAATTTTTGACGTTGTAGGGTTCAAGTGCTGTAAATGCCGTAGGACTAGATCACCTGAATGCCCTTATGCTGATCCTGACAAAAGGAAGACATTTGTTAGAGCTCCTAGGGAAGGAAGCATAGGAACAGCCCTGTCTTCTAGAACCATCCTCAGACAACCTAATGTGCTTGAAACTACTCCTACAGTAATAAACACAAAAATGGAGATCATTGATCTGGATGAGGGTTTAAGACCGAGTAAGATTAGTGTGAGGTCATCAAAACAAGGAAACATGGGAATGTATCCTTCATCTGAATATGTCATCAAACAACCAGAAGTAGTTTCCAGCACAGATTGGAAGACAGAGGGCATGATTGCAGAAGAGAATGTTCCTCTTTTGTTCTCTCTTGAAAGGGTGGAGCCAATATTGGAGATCAAATCGGAAGCCGAAATTGAACAGTGTGATGCTGTTGCACAAACACCGTCTCATGGGCCACAGAAGTTACCTGTTAGAAGGCAAGTTAAGTCTGAGAAGGATGGAAATGGCAGTTCTATGAGAAGTTATAATTTGGAATCCCCGCCCTTAGTCATAAATGACTTCGTGGGATCTGAAATGCCTCCTGAGGCGGAGTGGGACTTTCCTATTGATGATAGTTCTAAAGACGAACCCTTTAATTTTGAGGGTTTGAACTATGACTCGATGGAGTTTGAGCCACAGACTTACTTTTCTTTTACTGAATTGTTAGCATCAGATGATGACCAGTTGATCCAGTCCGATACCTCTATGATGAACGACATGTCAGATGATTGGAGGGACATCCATATCAGTGGCGCAATTTCACCACTAAAAGTGGAGCAGTGTGACTTGGGTTCTACGAGAGATCATCAACATATCCCAGTTGTGGAACAGCCTAGTGCCACTGTGAGTTGTTATATGTGTTCATATTCAGAACCAGCCCCAAATCTTTCTTGCGAGATTTGTCAGATTCGGATTCATGAACATTGTTCTCCTTGGGTAGAGGTAGGTGGACATGACCGGTGGAGGTGTGGTAACTGCAGAGATTGGCAATAG